In Microbacterium sp. 1.5R, the following are encoded in one genomic region:
- a CDS encoding sugar ABC transporter ATP-binding protein: MNEALPIVEMRGISIEFPGVKALDKVDFRLFQGEVHALMGENGAGKSTLIKALTGVYRIDSGSIVVAGQERSFGGAGDAQDAGISTVYQEVNLAPNLSIGENVMLGHETRGVFGINWTATHRAATDALSRLGLGHLDTRRPLSTLSIALQQLVAISRAMAIKAKVLILDEPTSSLDAAEVEGLFTVIRALRDQGVAILFVSHFLDQVYAISDRLTVLRNGLYEGEYLTRDLDRHALISKMIGKDLDALKSLGGNRRRAPREADEKPLLAASGIARRGAVEATDLDIRPGEVIGFAGLLGSGRTELARLLYGADRTDEGTIELHGRRVDLKSPADALPRRIAFSTENRRDEGIIGDLTVRENIVLAVQAERGWARPMSRKEQDAIVDRYIAQFNVRPADPDRMIKNLSGGNQQKVLLGRWLATQPELLILDEPTRGIDVGAKAEIQEAVAELAEDGVAVVFISSELEEVVRLSERIVVLKDHRKIGEIQNGPDVTAQVIVDVIAAHGVEAAAETLDDTDGAVPDSIAPTTDKEAAR, translated from the coding sequence ATGAACGAAGCACTGCCCATCGTCGAGATGCGTGGGATCTCGATCGAGTTCCCTGGCGTGAAAGCCCTCGACAAGGTCGATTTCCGGCTGTTCCAGGGCGAGGTCCACGCGCTCATGGGCGAGAACGGCGCGGGCAAGTCGACCCTGATCAAAGCCCTGACCGGCGTCTACCGGATCGACTCCGGGTCGATCGTCGTCGCCGGGCAGGAGCGCAGCTTCGGCGGCGCCGGCGACGCGCAGGATGCCGGGATCTCGACGGTGTACCAGGAGGTCAACCTCGCCCCCAACCTCTCGATCGGCGAGAACGTGATGCTCGGTCATGAGACGCGAGGTGTGTTCGGCATCAACTGGACGGCCACCCACCGCGCTGCGACCGACGCCCTCTCCCGACTCGGCCTGGGGCACCTCGACACCCGCCGGCCGCTCTCGACCCTCTCGATCGCGCTGCAGCAGCTCGTCGCCATCAGCCGCGCGATGGCGATCAAGGCCAAGGTGCTCATCCTCGACGAGCCGACCTCCAGCCTCGACGCCGCCGAGGTCGAAGGCCTCTTCACCGTGATCCGGGCACTGCGAGACCAGGGGGTCGCGATCCTCTTCGTCTCGCACTTCCTCGATCAGGTCTACGCGATCAGCGACCGCCTGACGGTGCTGCGCAACGGACTGTACGAGGGTGAGTACCTCACCCGGGACCTCGACCGCCACGCTCTCATCTCGAAGATGATCGGCAAGGACCTCGATGCGCTCAAGTCGCTCGGAGGCAACCGCCGCCGCGCGCCACGCGAGGCCGATGAGAAGCCGCTGCTCGCGGCATCCGGAATCGCACGCCGCGGAGCGGTCGAGGCGACCGACCTCGACATCCGCCCCGGCGAGGTCATCGGGTTCGCCGGGCTGCTCGGCTCCGGGCGCACCGAGCTCGCCCGACTGCTCTACGGCGCCGACCGCACCGACGAAGGCACGATCGAGCTGCATGGACGCCGGGTCGACCTCAAGTCGCCCGCCGATGCGCTGCCTCGTCGGATCGCCTTCTCGACCGAGAACCGCCGCGACGAGGGGATCATCGGAGACCTGACCGTGCGCGAGAACATCGTCCTCGCCGTGCAGGCGGAGCGCGGATGGGCGCGTCCCATGAGCCGCAAGGAACAGGATGCGATCGTCGACCGCTACATCGCGCAGTTCAACGTCCGTCCGGCCGACCCCGACCGGATGATCAAGAACCTCTCCGGCGGCAACCAGCAGAAGGTGCTGCTCGGCCGCTGGCTCGCCACGCAGCCCGAGCTGCTGATCCTCGATGAGCCGACCCGCGGCATCGACGTGGGTGCGAAGGCCGAGATCCAGGAGGCGGTGGCCGAGCTCGCCGAAGACGGCGTCGCCGTGGTGTTCATCTCTTCCGAGCTCGAAGAGGTCGTGCGCCTCTCCGAGCGGATCGTCGTGCTGAAGGACCACCGGAAGATCGGCGAGATCCAGAACGGACCGGACGTCACCGCGCAGGTGATCGTCGATGTGATCGCCGCTCACGGAGTCGAGGCCGCTGCCGAGACGCTCGACGACACCGACGGCGCCGTGCCCGATAGCATCGCCCCCACGACCGACAAGGAGGCAGCGCGATGA